In Spiroplasma litorale, a single genomic region encodes these proteins:
- a CDS encoding glycosyl hydrolase family 18 protein, giving the protein MKKILTSLASMTLTSCSLIYTISCDSNEKDNQNQSKPETPTNPDPETPTNPDPETPTNPDPETPTWNNKNLLIGYWYDWGGTYQEKVKLSDINLSYDVVNLSFLYTSKSYEMPSFSPVNPTEVKEGVKKLHQNNKKVLISMGGQTGEAMRFREDQKDNLKNTILNVIKEYELDGLDIDWEGSCLADRISQNVTSQALIEIKEQWKKENKEFFITMAPELPYLKTSTENSGGSYIPFFKKLDGYYNWINPQFYNGWAFGPYVEQEEASELGLGYGSVITNDDKEKRAEFYYLMTKYLTIKHSNLNGFYLIDPNKFVLGASTNEPAGRGAANEIAIKRTYELLKKNNIKIRGLMTWALNYDAYEGEIDSTLNGKEYFKKWSFANWYLQTFANQNIK; this is encoded by the coding sequence ATGAAAAAGATACTTACATCATTAGCTTCAATGACTTTAACAAGTTGTTCATTAATATATACTATCTCTTGTGATTCGAATGAAAAAGATAATCAAAATCAAAGCAAACCAGAAACTCCAACAAACCCAGACCCAGAAACTCCAACAAACCCAGACCCAGAAACTCCAACAAACCCAGACCCAGAAACTCCAACTTGAAATAATAAAAATCTATTGATTGGATATTGGTATGATTGAGGCGGAACATATCAAGAAAAAGTTAAATTATCAGACATCAATTTAAGTTATGATGTAGTTAATCTGTCTTTCTTATACACCTCTAAATCTTATGAAATGCCAAGTTTTAGTCCTGTCAACCCAACAGAAGTTAAAGAAGGAGTTAAAAAACTTCATCAAAATAATAAAAAAGTGTTGATATCTATGGGTGGCCAAACTGGAGAAGCAATGAGATTTCGAGAAGATCAAAAAGATAATTTAAAAAATACAATTTTAAATGTAATAAAAGAGTATGAATTGGATGGTTTAGATATTGATTGAGAAGGTAGTTGCCTTGCAGATAGAATTAGTCAAAATGTTACTTCACAAGCACTTATTGAAATTAAAGAACAATGAAAAAAAGAAAATAAAGAGTTTTTTATTACCATGGCTCCAGAATTGCCTTATTTAAAAACATCTACTGAAAACTCTGGAGGAAGTTATATACCATTTTTCAAAAAATTAGATGGTTATTATAATTGGATTAATCCTCAATTTTATAACGGTTGAGCATTTGGTCCTTATGTTGAACAAGAAGAAGCTAGTGAACTTGGACTTGGTTATGGCTCAGTTATAACAAATGATGATAAAGAAAAAAGAGCAGAATTTTATTATCTTATGACTAAATACCTTACTATAAAACATAGCAATTTAAATGGTTTTTATTTGATTGATCCAAATAAATTTGTTTTAGGAGCTTCAACGAACGAACCAGCTGGTAGAGGAGCTGCTAATGAAATTGCAATTAAGCGTACATATGAACTTCTTAAAAAAAATAATATAAAAATAAGAGGTCTTATGACTTGAGCTTTAAATTATGATGCTTATGAAGGTGAAATTGATTCAACTTTAAATGGCAAAGAATACTTTAAAAAATGAAGTTTTGCGAATTGATATCTACAAACTTTTGCAAATCAAAATATTAAATAA
- a CDS encoding ATP-binding cassette domain-containing protein — MFKIRINIIIYIIFAFLHILSYALIIYSEQKIIDNAQSKNWNIFLLFCILLITFMLVARVFNLLSNLIKAKFIQLYKNKLREFISLKIIDDYKKDKNFEIPISWYSLDVEQIEHSYLKELLGFLFNLIGVIIGIVFLGLYNYKLLLITILITFIIIVTSILFQKKINKLTLEVSEQNNKFLSIVKDICSGFSIFWQNLILLKFIHNINSESKKVENKIKRNYYIQSIQSESIYTISTTASILIFIFCGYLLYKNEISVGSVIAITQLSATFTFDSQAAFRGFFKMISGKKIVNKYYMYKNNEVKINYNIDKTFEFKSLETKNLEIKYNNINILKNINLHIEKKQKILIIGESGSGKTSFIKVFLKIINNYSGEVLINDLNLKEIGENELFKVFYYHEQFPHYFNDTLKNNLTLWNENIDNKKINKVLKDLNLNIKNENLDSFNEVQYSGGEKQRLLIARAVLSDKEFMIFDEPTSSLDENNANIVLNYLVKLNKTVIIISHKYDKEIIKYFDKVVNLNEYK, encoded by the coding sequence ATGTTTAAAATTAGAATTAATATTATAATTTATATTATTTTTGCTTTTTTGCATATCTTATCATATGCGTTAATAATTTATAGTGAGCAAAAAATAATTGATAATGCACAAAGTAAAAACTGAAATATTTTTTTACTTTTTTGTATTTTATTAATTACATTTATGCTAGTTGCAAGAGTTTTTAATTTATTAAGTAATTTAATCAAAGCCAAATTTATACAACTTTATAAAAATAAACTAAGGGAGTTTATTTCTTTAAAAATAATAGATGATTACAAAAAAGATAAAAATTTCGAAATCCCTATATCATGATATAGCTTAGATGTTGAACAAATAGAACACTCATATTTAAAAGAATTACTAGGCTTTTTGTTTAATTTAATTGGTGTTATCATAGGAATAGTATTTCTTGGACTGTATAATTATAAATTGTTGCTAATAACTATCTTAATTACATTTATAATAATAGTTACATCTATTTTATTTCAAAAAAAAATAAACAAATTAACATTAGAAGTAAGTGAACAGAATAATAAATTTCTTAGTATTGTGAAAGATATTTGTTCTGGTTTTTCTATATTTTGACAAAACTTGATTCTGTTAAAATTTATTCACAATATTAATAGTGAAAGTAAAAAAGTTGAAAATAAAATCAAAAGAAATTACTATATTCAATCCATTCAATCAGAGTCAATTTATACTATTTCAACAACGGCATCAATTTTAATTTTTATATTTTGTGGATATTTATTATATAAAAATGAAATTAGTGTTGGATCTGTTATTGCAATTACTCAGCTATCAGCAACTTTTACTTTTGATTCACAAGCGGCTTTCAGAGGTTTTTTTAAAATGATTTCTGGTAAAAAAATTGTAAATAAGTATTATATGTACAAAAATAATGAAGTTAAAATTAATTATAATATAGATAAAACTTTTGAATTCAAAAGTTTAGAAACAAAAAACTTAGAAATAAAATATAATAATATTAATATTTTAAAAAATATTAATTTGCATATAGAAAAAAAACAAAAAATTTTAATTATAGGAGAAAGTGGTTCAGGTAAAACTAGTTTTATAAAAGTATTTTTAAAAATAATAAATAATTATTCAGGAGAAGTTTTAATAAATGATTTAAATTTAAAAGAAATTGGTGAAAATGAATTGTTTAAAGTGTTTTATTATCATGAACAATTTCCTCATTATTTTAATGATACATTAAAAAATAATCTGACTTTATGAAATGAAAATATAGATAATAAAAAAATAAATAAAGTATTAAAAGATCTTAATTTAAATATAAAAAATGAAAATCTAGACAGTTTTAATGAAGTACAATATTCAGGAGGAGAAAAACAACGCTTATTAATTGCAAGAGCTGTATTGTCTGATAAGGAATTTATGATATTTGATGAACCAACAAGTTCTCTTGATGAAAATAATGCAAATATAGTTTTAAATTACTTAGTTAAATTAAATAAAACTGTAATCATAATATCTCATAAATATGATAAAGAAATAATCAAATATTTTGATAAAGTAGTTAATTTGAATGAATATAAATAA
- a CDS encoding lipoprotein has translation MKKLITILSTIGLTSTLTTNIISCGTDSNNTINGEENIGGSTTPPGGGEQIPPSP, from the coding sequence TTGAAAAAATTAATTACTATATTATCAACAATAGGTTTGACCAGCACATTAACAACAAATATTATTAGCTGTGGGACTGATAGTAATAACACTATAAATGGAGAAGAAAATATTGGAGGTAGTACAACACCACCGGGTGGAGGAGAACAAATTCCACCATCTCCATAA
- a CDS encoding lipoprotein, whose amino-acid sequence MKKLLSLIATMGIVSSTSTMVISCGNSTDSTDSQNDKTDLSKMTTKELGTLEGKTDLPTLDQIVKAINEKNANYGLTTADVKLDGTNSVSSAKLIAIETSKKFNGSVTVTYTYKKNVIKDLSTLPIKDLGNINGVGDLPSIDEVLGQAKVKNPEWDLKYSEIEFDGTPTVEKAKIKAKSESNLFSGTVEVSYKFTKVGKRDLKDLKVKDLGNIISTQDLVTSVTLDEIITAINSKNDGWILTTKDVKLSGSATKNKAKLEAVENSASFSGNVEVNYTFRICFNVSMLEDVINKNGIGGAARPNELNIGFLMVPSYKKAEIMNSFKRFVVPLLKMAEMLGIVISYDQILEVANIDLLDDQGNVVNNETGAKPVAKMKLSAKVGKENSLDGVHIKGEGNISLKTQKAVSEIAKQKELVDIKPSDSTDYTVKQTILNTFYEKNNITDANLKKQFDVTTKTETSATINTVFNSDYTPDNIDVTFKIVSQEENKRVIWDISKMSENDEGEFEPTVKITSEEKNTTLYTELFNCITNTKEQFKNYWTFEYMYAFTEGKQATYIFDNQEKYEAEFEGTIEAGTLSSTDFIKKFDTIFDINIDSSNSKIELSVKSGQENFALNGSLTLNYTK is encoded by the coding sequence ATGAAAAAATTATTAAGTTTAATAGCAACAATGGGTATTGTTTCTTCAACTAGTACAATGGTAATTTCTTGTGGAAACTCAACTGATTCAACTGATAGTCAAAATGATAAAACAGACTTATCAAAAATGACAACAAAAGAATTGGGTACATTAGAAGGTAAAACAGATTTACCAACTTTAGATCAAATAGTAAAAGCAATAAATGAAAAAAATGCAAATTATGGTTTAACAACAGCTGATGTTAAATTAGATGGAACTAATTCAGTAAGCTCTGCAAAATTAATTGCAATTGAAACTTCAAAAAAATTTAATGGAAGTGTTACTGTTACATATACATACAAAAAAAATGTAATAAAAGATTTATCAACATTACCAATTAAAGATTTAGGGAACATAAATGGAGTTGGAGATTTACCATCAATTGATGAAGTTTTAGGTCAAGCAAAAGTTAAAAATCCAGAATGAGATCTAAAATATAGCGAAATTGAATTTGATGGAACACCGACAGTTGAAAAAGCTAAAATAAAAGCAAAAAGTGAATCTAATTTATTTAGTGGTACAGTTGAAGTATCATATAAATTCACTAAAGTTGGTAAACGTGATCTTAAGGATTTAAAAGTCAAAGATTTAGGAAATATTATTAGTACACAAGATTTAGTAACTAGTGTAACTTTAGATGAGATAATAACCGCTATTAATTCAAAAAATGATGGATGAATACTTACAACAAAAGATGTTAAATTATCAGGTTCAGCCACAAAAAATAAAGCTAAATTAGAAGCAGTAGAAAACTCTGCAAGTTTTAGTGGAAATGTAGAAGTAAATTATACTTTTAGAATTTGTTTCAATGTATCTATGCTTGAAGATGTTATTAATAAAAATGGTATTGGAGGAGCGGCTAGACCAAATGAACTAAATATTGGTTTTTTAATGGTTCCGAGTTATAAAAAAGCTGAAATAATGAACTCATTTAAAAGATTTGTAGTACCTTTATTGAAAATGGCAGAAATGCTTGGTATTGTAATAAGTTATGATCAAATTTTAGAAGTAGCAAATATTGATTTATTAGACGACCAAGGAAATGTTGTTAATAATGAAACTGGTGCAAAACCAGTTGCTAAAATGAAGTTAAGTGCTAAGGTAGGTAAAGAAAATTCACTTGATGGGGTTCATATTAAAGGTGAGGGGAACATATCTTTAAAAACTCAAAAAGCGGTTAGTGAAATTGCAAAACAAAAAGAGTTGGTAGATATAAAACCTTCTGACTCTACAGATTACACTGTAAAACAAACAATTTTAAATACGTTTTATGAAAAAAATAACATAACTGATGCAAATTTAAAAAAACAATTTGATGTTACAACAAAAACTGAAACTAGTGCAACAATCAACACTGTATTTAACTCTGATTACACTCCTGATAACATTGATGTTACATTTAAAATAGTTTCACAAGAAGAAAACAAAAGAGTAATTTGAGATATTTCAAAAATGTCAGAAAATGATGAAGGTGAATTTGAACCAACAGTAAAAATTACTTCAGAAGAAAAAAACACAACATTGTATACAGAGTTGTTTAATTGCATAACTAATACAAAAGAACAATTTAAAAACTACTGAACTTTTGAATATATGTATGCCTTTACAGAAGGTAAACAAGCAACATATATATTTGATAATCAAGAAAAATATGAAGCTGAATTTGAGGGAACTATAGAAGCTGGTACCTTATCCTCAACTGACTTTATTAAAAAATTTGATACTATATTTGATATAAATATTGATTCATCAAATAGTAAAATTGAATTAAGTGTAAAATCAGGTCAAGAAAATTTTGCATTAAACGGAAGTTTAACATTAAATTATACAAAATAA